The following DNA comes from Diorhabda carinulata isolate Delta chromosome 3, icDioCari1.1, whole genome shotgun sequence.
TGTTACTGCGTACGGATTTGGGTGCTTATAGATCGAGTTTGTTGTTTTGTCGAGTATATCGTTGATGTACAAGAGAAATATGTATCCATCGAACCTTTCTGAGGTGTATCCATCGATAATGACCTGGATGGATTGGTCTTTAAGAAAACTACTAAGCCAGTCGATGATTGAGGACGACAAACCGTACGatcttgatttatttgaaattttaaaataaaaaaaaaaatattttttgtgttattgaaAGATAATTTCTTAGTCTCTTATTCTGTATGCACgtgtattaaataatatttgttttatagtCTTATCAAATTACGTCTTGTAATAATAGACATTACACTAATTATAGACACAATATCTAATTGGATTGTGCCACGTGTGTACCttgtttcataaattaattCGTGTATTGCAACTCAGCACTACACCTCGAGTCCAAAATCACACGATTCCGAGAACACTTACATTTTAATTAAGTAATAATTGATTGAACTATAATTACGTAagtttgtaattaaatattgttattaatgaCTGTAAATGTCAGAACTAGTATGATccttaaattaaaaatggtaCGTCACTGTTGttgatattcaaaattcaaaaacttctAAAATCTCTAGGATCATTTAAATGgtactaatttttaaaaattttttagtactGTTAACTATTATACaccattttcttttcttccaTTACAATCTTTACCTAAAGCTTGTTTTTAACTATTAAGGATATGGAATTTTGGCTTTTGGCCCAGACTAATACGAGTATGAACCCATAAGTGCCAAGCCGGattagagatggcggtagttacttgAAAACTACCATTGTATTAGACCACAAAGcgaaaacaatggactgaaaatggaGAATCGACTCCAAAGGAGGCAAAGATCGTTCCGTCTGCAGGTaaagtcatggcgtcggttttttgagataattttcattgagtatcttgaaaaatgaaaaactatcaacggcaagtATTATGTGAAATTATTGCGACGTTTGGgcaaagaaatcaagcaaaaacaacCTCATATGGTGTTGTTTAATCAAGACAAttcaccagctcacacatccgttataaAAATGcccaaaattaacgaattaaacTTCGAATTTCTACCTCATGCAccatattcgccagatttagcccacTCGGATTATTTCCTGTACCCAGACTTGAGAAAAAGGCTCGGTGgtctaaaatttttaataatgaagaaaaagaacGTTGAAtaacttctgggaccatcctcgtagatcgatttcaaaatatttgttcctAGAATCTTTCGATTCTCTATCGAATGCAGTGGCGTGCCCAGAATTTTGCTCTGGGGGGAGTCAGAAAGACCTCCCGCACTGTTTCGAAGAATTGAACATTCGATTGGGGCGACGTAGCGATATAGGagggtaataataaataaatatacttaatattaatttataaccagtctcgttatttaatacaCACCTCGATATTTTGGGTCCTAAAATATACAATTCAGAAACTGGATATTCTTAATGATTCACCCTATATACGTCAAACTGTTTGtttattccaattaaaaaagttttatctgTACAACGCATTAATGTCAAATTGTCCTTGACACtgcaaaatcgaaataaaaaacagaaactatttttcattcaaacaaaTATCATATCAATACTAACTATTTAACTAAATAGTTTTTACTACGTCACGAAAATAGAAACTCGagatttttaatttagtaattttttctctaataatattcagaaatatatttttgaaaatctgtGAAGAAGTGAATATACTAAAGATACAAAATTCGGCCTTGACATCATCTATATCGAACCAAATATACATTCAATTGGATAATTCCatgtttattgtttgtttttatttttaccgATAGTGATCGGAGTATGCgaaaatattccaataaaatACGTGCATTAACTTAGCTAATGTCAGACCCATATTTCACTCATAAAAATTCATCACTGTGTTAAAAACTGTGGCAGATATATATGTTGCAATTTcgtaaataaattgaatcaagTTATTAATAGACTTGCGTTTGGTTTAGAAATCTAagttgataaatatgaaaatctaATATACCGTAGAATATTTACGTCATcgatataatattttatctacgaaAACAAGATTTAAGACGtgtaaaataataagtttaatcTCACCTTTCGTATTTAACTCTTTGTATGTTAGAATTTTCCTCCCAATAAGTCGGTGTCATATCCATTttgaaaacaactttttattttaaaacacaCAGTCACCACTAAACAACACGACACCTCATAAGTTTGCTAGGTAGTATTTAcgaattcaaataaaactcGATTCGTAATAAATACGGATATTTTGACAGGTGTCGGTAAGAGCACTTGTTGTTACTACTGCTTCTTACTACAGTCGGCTGGGCACTGCACTGATAGATAGCAACCGACAAACACGCTAGAGTACACGTGAGTCGTGAGATTAATCTCAGACGCATTTTAATCGTCCGTCTCTTTCCTACTAGTAAGATTCGGTACGTGACAAataacattcatttatttttttcaataactttaggTAGTTTTagagataataataatacttatgGTTATTTTAAGGTACAATTAAGcctttttatcaaatttattagatAACTATTGATacgtatttctaaatttattaataattccaCTGAACATGATCTAAATTAAAGATCACGTTTATCGTAACGTGGTGAAGTCGCGTTGACCACGTGATTTCGCATTCGCTCTTTTTACCCATCAATGATTATGACTcgccattttttatttcacaggAATACAGAATAAAATGAAAGTGTCATTGAATATCGTTATATAAGAAAGTTTATTTTACgtgttttacatttttacatcACTATCATGAAAGTTGCTAAAGAGTGCATATTATTGAGTAAATAATATACTTgtaaacaaaaagtttaaaaaatttcaacctTTACAGTATTATAAAATTGGGGTAGTAAAATGTATTGTTCCGTTTGActaattcatttaattaatatcacaataataataacaagaTATTTACTTGCGAAAAAGACCAGTGTAACAGTCACAAATCAAACGTCACGTTGGTTACGATAATATCTTTAATCGGACGTCAAATCTATTCATAGAATTACAATGTTTGATTGTAAATATTGACTACCTCTAATATacgttttcaaataattgatctaaaaataaacgtttcgaaaaaaacaatcaaaatttccagtttaataataacttttcatttatttgcaaTTATTGAAGCAGTGTTGCCAAACTTTTTGACGAGTAGACTGGGTAACCGACACGACAAtccattttacaaaaaaaaatttgtcgaaAGACAGGGTCAAGTACCCAAAAAAAGATTTGCTTATTGTTATATGAAGTTCAAAGTGAAGTAGAAATATTGTAATCAATAGTATACTAACCtaccttttttgaaattttgcataCTTACTTCTGATGACAATACATgatgaatcaattaaaaaacctTACAACTAATTAAATAGTCAATTAGTATTAATTAATTCAGTATTTTCTTTGACAGAGAAATCGCTACATTGCTATATTGCATATgacagatataaaaaaatcggaAGTACTGGGGGCGAAAGTAGTTCGACAAACCAGTCAGATTTTTGAAGAGTATATAGATTATTTCTTGTCGTAAGTAAGTGCAAGTACAGCTGCAGCTGTATTGTCCCATGCTATCGGCTATTTGGTTAGCGAATAGGTTCACCAAGTTATAGAAAACCCTGCAACATCTCAATACATCCGTCTGGTGAATACCTAAAAGCTGTTTGGTTCGTCAAGccatttatcaaattaattccACGGGCTAAGATAACCCGACATACACACGGTGAGCGAGTGCAATACGAAAGGAAAACATCCAAAAATCAATCCAATCCTAATCTACCAAAAAATGTCCCTGTCTCCCCCAATAAAGTAACCGCAACGTgcttttctctttctctctctttcgTGATGATGGTATGTGTGTACAGAAAATCAAACCACTGTTgctttgtatttattaaaaagaaaaatgaagttaatatcatatcacaaaaaaaaactttttataaaaatcattttataagtTTCGAATGTGCAgttggaattaaaaaattaatgatagaaTAGAGGTCGTGGCAGACAAGGTTGGTATGTATGACATCAGAAATTGGAAATTCGATTTTACACCATATATCAGCTGGATCAGTTGAAAAAACATGTGATAGATCACATGTTTTTGTTAGCACCAGAATGAAGCACGTTTGTAGGTTGACACAGTATAAACCAGCGCCGTTAATTGTACAGGTGATAAAAGAAAATCTACGTTATTGAGTATACTGATAATAAATACTGTATactgattaataaaaaaatcagtcacCTTAATCCGATTTCGTTCGAATATACAAGTGCAATATTAACCACATATGTGTGAAtagattataaatataattgagaataataataatccagTTTACaattctgaaattaaaaaaatatcgttttcaGAGGCATatcaaaaatgtgttttatttcaacagtttttttttgtatttgattttgTACGCTTGTAGAATAGTGTGGAAACCTAGTAATTCAATTGATTAATTACTCACTCTTCTTAAGAAagtgttaattatttattacacaacacttttataattattattcgaTAACgacttttaaattaattttattttttaaacttgtATTATAATGAATTTGATAAAACTTCAACATAACCTCTAATTAGTAACagacatcaatttttattttttcgtttcatctatatgaaattttttattgaataaggACGATTTTTGTCTAAATgcatatattcaaaaattgacattttggTAGTGAACTTTTTGCGCGCGCATGCAAATTTAGTGTCTCGAATGTTAAAATGTGAGGTTGtagtaacaaaacaatgaaaaacaatatttataacgataaaaataataagaggGTGTCAAAGTgattagtaatatttttcattaaaaaaatatacggCAATTAAAAACACATACAAAGGATATAATTTGAGGTATGATTGACAAATAAGCTGTTTAAAAATAGTTGTTGATAACTGCcagtattatttttcaatgcCAATGAAATAACCCTGTGTAGGATAATATTTAAAGATTAGAATAAGTCctgaatatataatttgttatctTATCTCCATAATTAGAATATCCAAAAATATCACCATCAAATATTATATCATATAACAGAAGAATTAAAAGTTTATGTTATGTTAATTTAGTTGTGGTTAAGTTTCGAATTATATGAGACGTAATTACGTAGATtagtttggttatattttttctataacaatttattttaattgcgTTCACAACTAACAGTAAGTggacaatttttatttttaaggttagaataaaaaatttaattcagttAATTTTCTGAGAAATATTTCAGATTAATTAAATATGTGTGAAATAGTAATATAAAAGTAGATTTTCGGCAGCCATGATTGTGTTAAAAAGTACACGGCATTTCGAGAATTTGAAAGCTCATATATGTACTGTAAGCAttgtatacgaggtttgttctAAAAGTACCgataaaacttttgaatttaCCTTTGTGGGACATTACTAGTGAATCTTCACCAACATGTTGATGTGCTCAGTTACTTATTGGATGTGTTAGTTCGTGAACGGTGTTTATCTCAGGCGTATATTAAGCTGCGTCGtacgtgtgtgtgtgtgtgtgatgATTAGTAGAATTCGTATATTTGCgtttatatatacagggtgtccgcAGAAAAACTAATGAAGAGCAAATGCGTTCTATGATCATATAGCAGTAAGACTCGTTTATTTTTGGACGTAAGCCTCTCTTAATCATGAAGCTGTCCATGGCTCGttgaattttatacaattttttgtgtCAGTGTTAGTATTACCGTAcgtattggttaggttaggttaggttatgtcgGTAAATCTGACTTGAATACAAGTCTTCTAGTTTAGCTCCAAGGTTTGATTGTCTCTTCCAATTCGGTTATCATGTTCCAGATATTTGTAGGGTGTtaagtatttgatttttttccttctttATGTGAAAAGCAAGCATAAGAAGTTGGTGGTCTATTTCGAGTGGtgccgtgtggagatgcctgtagATATTGATAGGTTGTAGTGTCTTGTAGCTGATTCCACgagttctgggcgtctgcagcCGTACTCGGTGTTCATGAACTACGTCTTGTAAATACTGCTCTAgatgggattatgttggacatcTCAGAAGAGCATCTGTCGTGGTAATATCGGTAAAACAGAATACCTTTTTTCTATGTTTTAAGCTGTCCACTGGTTTTAATCGTGAGATAATCTTAGATGGTTTAGGTTTTCTCGaatcacttttttgtttttagtggAGTATTGGGGAGATTAAAATATGACAATTGAGGGCAATTTAGTTTATAAAGGTCGCTTCATTTAACACTTTCTTGTTGAAactaaattctaaaatatttttttttttgtagaaagaACAATGTCCGTTATAAAATTTGGAATACTCACAGTTAGCGACACGTGTTACAAAGATCCTACTAAAGATACTTCCGGTCaaaatttgaaagatattatatcaaaatggAGCCGATCAAGCGAAGTAACGTCACGGAAAATCGTCCCCGACGAAATAGACGAAATAAAATCCGTTCTTATAAAATGGAGCGACGAAAAAATTTGTGACGTCATTTTGACAACCGGCGGTACCGGTTTCGCTAAAAGAGACGTAACACCCGAAGCAACGCGTACAGTTATAGAAAAAGAAGCTCCTGGACTTAGTTACGCTATGATATCGAATAGTTTAGCGATAACGCACACGGCGATGCTTTCGAGGGCTGTATGTGGAATAAGATCACaaactttaataattaatttaccGGGTAGTCGAAAAGGAGCAGCCGAATGTTTCGAATTCGTAAAAGACGCCATACCGCACGCGGTAGCTTTATTAAAAGACGAAAAAGTACTGGTAACGTTATTACACAAAACAGTCCAACACAAAGGAGCCGGAGACGGATCTGTACGTAGTAGAGTAAAAGTCAATAACGTGGCGTCGAGAATAAGACAATCGCCTTATCCTTTAATAGAAGTTGCTAAAGCCACGCAGATCGTTTTCGAGAATTGTGTACCGATTGAAGAATCAGAAACTGTTTCATTTGATGAATCAATCAACAGGATATTAGCGGAAGACGTTTACGCTTTAGAACCGGTTCCGTTATTTAGAGCTTCGATTAAAGACGGATACGCCGTTATCGCAGAAGACGGCGCCGGGTTAAGAAACATCAAAGAAGTAACGGCGGCCGGCGACGCTCCGCTcgatcaaaaattaaaacccGGCGAGGCTGTAAGAATATCTACGGGGGCTCCTCTACCACCAGGTGCGAACGCCGTTGTACAAGTAGAAGATACCACATTGGTAAAAGCCTCCCCCGATGGTACCGTGGAAGTTACCATTGAAATAAAAGTACCGCCGAAATTGAATCAAGATATAAGAGAAATAGGCAGCGATGTACCTCAGAATTCACTAGTTTTGAACAAATACGATCGGATTAAACCAGCCGATATCGGGGTAATGGCGATGTTGGGTAAAACGAAAATTAACGTTTTCAAACGAGCTTCCGTCGGGGTTATATCGACTGGAAACGAATTAATAGATCCTAGAGGGGTAGCGGAAGTATTACCCCCCGGAAAAATACGAGACGCTAATAAATTTACTTTGACGCAAATACTTGGAAAATACAGTTACGATCCGATGGATTGCGGTATCGTTAGAGACGATCCGGATTCGGTGAAATCGGCATTAGAAAAAGCGTTTTCTAGTAACGACGTGGTGATCAGTAGCGGGGGTTTATCGATGGGGGAATTCGACGTTCTCAAACAAGTTCTCGTCGAAGATTTCGGCGCTAAAATACATTTCGCTAGAGTTAATATGAAACCTGGTAAACCGACGACGTTCGCCACGTTGGTTtataaagaaaaacgaaaaatttatttcggtTTACCGGGTAATCCGGTATCGTGCGGAGTGACTTGTTTGTTGTACGTTGTACCGGCGTTGAAATACATGGAACGTTCTTCTAATTACAAATTTCCTATAATCCGAGTCGGCGGATTAGAATTGGTTAATAACGATCCGAGGCCCGAATATCACCGAGTACGGGTCAGCGTGGATCCGATTTCGGGCGAATTTAAAATGCGTTCGACCGGAAATCAGATAAGCAGTAGACTTAATAGTCTCGTAGGCGCGAACGGTTTGGCCGTAGTTAAGAAGGGCGTCAAAACGAGTACTTATAACGTTATGTTGTTTGATGATCTGTTATAACTTGTCTTTGTTTGAGGAAATAAAGATCTGTTTTGAACGTTATTTCACTATTTCGGGCAATAGAGTCCAATATCTCAGACCCCACGGTGTTTTTTTACGTCCACGATTCACCCTTTAAGCCGTACCGGCTCAAGCTGCATGACAATGGCCACTATTATATTAGTAAAGGCTGTTTAAACTCTGTCGAAAGAAAGTTTTTCAACAATCGATACAAACACTACGACCAAAACGATTCTAAcagaaaatctcaaaaaaatccgattcaattgaaaaatagaaaccaTCGCAACTCTAGACCCCTCCATTTTGTTGAAATCTAACATCACTCGGTGTTAGTTCACttgtttttctttaatcatTTTCTCGAATTCTGACCGCTCTTTCTATCCtttcttaaaaaacaaacaggtccagttttcattcaaatttttctcatcGTCaagtttttattgtgaaatttgagAGCCCGTAGTGCCCACTTGACATAACCGAAGGCCGATGTCTTTTGAGAAACCGATCAGACGTTTTGGCTTGGACCTTCTGATGTCATTAGGCAAGCCAAGTGTTTGAAACGTGCTCGTGAGAGAGTAAATGACGTGGTCTGAAGTTTCATCCTTTCTCAGGTACCAGCAGCACTCCGGATAGTCCGTGATGCCCATGAAGGCGTCATGGATGACCGTGTCCGGTTAAAACTCTAGTCACTAGTCGCATTTCGCGCGTATTTAATTGGAGCAGTTGTTTGATAAGAGATGCGGAAGGTTCATCTATGTGCGTCTTCGTTTGTCTCATACCAGGTGCCTCTATCCATCTCCGCCGAGTCCGTCTTATAAGCAGACCGTTGAGAGACGCGTTAGCAACACTTTTGGGTACATTTTGCACACAAATGAGCTGAATCTTACAGCCATCAATCACCAGTAAAACTTTCTTGCACTCCCTTTCGGCTTGCAGATCGAAATTAGGGCGTTCCTGTAGCGTAATGCACGTTCAAAACGGATACATCGTTTAGGTAGCGATAAAGATTCGCTTATTTTGGTGTGTGTCCTGCGCAAAATCCTGCTTTGGTCAAGCCATTCATCCTGGTCCCACTTGTGTACCAAGTCTTATTATTTGGACATTCACTCGCGTCTAGATTTTTACATGACCAGTTGGTCTAGCGTGTAAACATTCAGCTTCTACGCTGTCCTCTTGGTTTAGAATTGTATCGCTAGATACAAAGGTGGAAGACACATGCGATACCTGTGATACCGAGACACGTGAGGCGGACGACGGTTCCATACGTGAGATTCTCTTGATTCGAATATTCTAAAGCTAAAATGCGTTGTTTGGACCGTCTGATTGGAGTGCTACTATTTGGTTTAGACTTATAGGAACGGATAATTacattggaaaatatttcagtatttcGCCGGCttataatcataataaaaacacgTCATTTTGGCGTTTTCAAGTTCGcggaatccatttatcgaggtTCCACTAGTCAGAAGTTAGTGGATGGGTTGATTTTCCGGTTCAGCTTTTCGAATTGGATTAATGATGATAGTTtcttttgattataaataaattttcattttcccaAGTTATCGATCAATTAAGACAACATAACCTAATCGATGATATgaagaacctaacctaaccaccaaATGGAACCGTTCAAAAACGTGAACGCcaattgtttttgatattttcattgttgTAAGTCTTTTCTTTATTCAGTTAAGCCACTGTTTTCTGAAAATCCCAAAATGAAACGTCTCGTTTAATTTATAAATCCAGTTGAAAAAGCCGAATAATGATAAATGGATTTTACGAtttcgaaaacgctaaactaactTGTCGTTATGAGTCTGAACCGGCGGATACAGAAGTATAGAGGTTgtattgttatttaaataaaactattttcgatttctacaatttttctatatatttttcatcaatttgatatttacatCATTTTTAAATCACTGCTTTCGAAATAATCATacatacaaaatgaaaaaaaaaaaaaataattatagaacaCTAACGTTCACTTTATAAGCGAAACAAGTGCTAAAACgcttaataaaaaagaagcccCGTTTATCAAATATGTCTTCCTAAAAACAAAAAGTCTGATTAATTGTATtcacgaaataaaaaataattttctgataACAATCAGTGATACAGGTGCAActcctttaaatttttttaccacCCTATagagaaaaagaataaaacgaaaaattgaagCATGGACAGTTgtcattaaattaattgaagaatGTCTAACAGACAAGGAAGTTATAATGAAATGTACACGTGATCATTTTATCAATATCGTGCagtcagtttaaaaaaaaatatttaaaaaattaaaaagacaaTCGAGTTTCCatattatatagggtgttccgcATAAGCACCGAGCGGAAGTGCCAAAAATATGACAATTGGGGGCAATTTACTTCGACATCAagttgcttttctgatgaactATAGGGTctcaaagttgaaaaaaaaacaaataattcctCCACTGTACACTGTATGAGACTACCAAGGGCATGGTAAGTACAAGACTCATTACGGGTGACCTAACCTCAAAAGTTTCTTGTTTGttagttaatttaaaaaatttcattccaatACCATGggaattttgattttgaaactcTTACTATTATGTAATGTTTCATGAAACTTTGTCAtcaaagttttaaatttaaaaagttacagaaaaagtttttatgCGAAAAAAACTACAAGAATAAAAAAgggttttgaaataaaatcgtCTATGGTTTCaaaactaacaaataaaaaacgtttAAGATTAGGTCACCACTAATCAACCCCCCCAGAATAGTTCGAAGGTATTTCATGAACACCCTTATTGATGTAAATTAATATAGAGCCCCCAATTCGTCATATTTCGGGCTCCCCTATACACCACTACTTTGTATCGGGACACCctatataagaattgatttgAACCACGTTGCTGGAATTTGCAAATAGTATCAGTTTATTTAgatacaaataataaacaaattagctagaaataatatttttaataaattattaaattgtttttaattatttttctaaaaaaaaaattataaaataccgTTTACACAATTAGAGAACCAAAATACCTGAAAGTACATTCGATAATGTTCGAATGTTTATCCTAATCTTCATTTTCCGAATACTTCTGACTCAATTTAGACCCGTGACTTTCTGCAATAAATTCGTACACTGTTACCAACGAGAAATAAATATTCcccatacatttttttttcaatagacgAGGGCTGTCCAAAAAGTAATCaactaaactatttttttacacaattatAACTGATATAGACAGTGAAACCAGTCCTGTTCTAAGTTTGGCGAATGCGCCAGTTATTCTTTGTTATTACGGCAAATTAGAGATTTTCTGGAAATCGAAGATTCTgaaatgtgtatatatatatataaacaggTGGGTCAAGATAACAATTTGATACCATCGGGATGGTAAAAAATAAACCGAAcgatgtatttaaataaattagatgaaAAGTGTAAGTGAATAGTTTAGTACGTAAGTGTTAGTGAATTTACATTTTGTGATTAAAAACTGTTAAATATAAACTGTACTTTACTGATTCACAGTTAAATTTCATATTGCATATTAACGATAAAATGGCGATGCTAGCTACATATTACTTTTTGTACAACCTTCgtacattaataaataaaaataatcgatttaagATGGGAAAAAAACGTTAAGAGATTTATCAATTTCCATAGACTTTTGTTTTTCtaagttttatcattttcatttttcaacatgtTCATTTTATAGCTACTTTAACCTTTTCAACCCTTCTAAATGATATTTTCCctcttttttctcaaaattgacGTATTTTCATCCACGATAACGTCCTGGTCTAACGAAAATCTCCCTGCTACAAGcaaaactttgaggttaggaacgtCAATGGAATCCAGATCTGGTGGCGAAACTTAAAGGTTAGAAACGTCAATGGAAtccagatctggtgaatatagAGGGTGCTCAACCGATATTGTGAAGTCAGATTTTGTGGCACTAACTTCGCATAGACTTTGTGTGTGATTCCTcgtgtaatatttttctttatcggcgtttacaccCTCGGCAAtaatccggatgctcattcgacgatctgcacgcacaatttggttgattttggtcacagTTTCCggaacagtcacagggcgacctggacGTTGGTCATTTCAGTGCTCGATATGGAGAACTGTCCCcgtaggcctcttgcaacaatttataccACTCGGTCggaatgtttttcaatttaacgtCAAATTTTAGATCGATACGTTGTTCCCGccgatatctagatacccaacgcccTATTCGTTTTTTGCCCCagccgtctagggcgccctctaggcgcgcagtctcgttatttaatagccagacc
Coding sequences within:
- the LOC130891731 gene encoding gephyrin, which codes for MSVIKFGILTVSDTCYKDPTKDTSGQNLKDIISKWSRSSEVTSRKIVPDEIDEIKSVLIKWSDEKICDVILTTGGTGFAKRDVTPEATRTVIEKEAPGLSYAMISNSLAITHTAMLSRAVCGIRSQTLIINLPGSRKGAAECFEFVKDAIPHAVALLKDEKVLVTLLHKTVQHKGAGDGSVRSRVKVNNVASRIRQSPYPLIEVAKATQIVFENCVPIEESETVSFDESINRILAEDVYALEPVPLFRASIKDGYAVIAEDGAGLRNIKEVTAAGDAPLDQKLKPGEAVRISTGAPLPPGANAVVQVEDTTLVKASPDGTVEVTIEIKVPPKLNQDIREIGSDVPQNSLVLNKYDRIKPADIGVMAMLGKTKINVFKRASVGVISTGNELIDPRGVAEVLPPGKIRDANKFTLTQILGKYSYDPMDCGIVRDDPDSVKSALEKAFSSNDVVISSGGLSMGEFDVLKQVLVEDFGAKIHFARVNMKPGKPTTFATLVYKEKRKIYFGLPGNPVSCGVTCLLYVVPALKYMERSSNYKFPIIRVGGLELVNNDPRPEYHRVRVSVDPISGEFKMRSTGNQISSRLNSLVGANGLAVVKKGVKTSTYNVMLFDDLL